A part of Bacteroidia bacterium genomic DNA contains:
- a CDS encoding tetratricopeptide repeat protein produces MKNELALALYKSDKDSALRLLQSSVAVAEKINYKAGLFESWFTKAQIHLEYNQLDSAFLEFTEAKEIASEANDKSRLIWALNALSYSVPNKRLGIPYLNEALEIATAIGDKKEQARVMTSLGIVYSNLSEFKKAEDYYLQTLAIYQGRAEKKPQADILRNLGNNAGRSNDLSKAIGYYEQGVMIMRELGNKSEEAALYNMMGYACTVMGNYPKALEYSQIALKLMEADENKIGVADCCNRISDIYLSLEDFPQALVYIEKSYILWEEMGEGTQQSDLLYRKGYLYRLKEDYPMALQFLQESYTLKKTIGQAVSPQHFYDLGFCYGKLERQDSAELYFQNALLSARETNSSLDKAKSLIGLANIHFQQGDTETAIAELNEASELATVSGNKEQEMEAAELLYLIYKSRNNTGKALYYHETYRNLQDSLFNEKNVRQVGRLEASYEFEKEKQELAFEQEKELERQRSVRRLYLIALGVALLFIGVIYRYYRSKQKANAELSKLNEEILRQKERLEELDLTKSRFFTNISHEFRTPLTIISGMIDQISEKPDLWLERGTKMVKQNTQGLLNLVNQILDLRKLEANELKVDMVNGDLVKYLRYLAESHQSFAVSKGLQLHFLNDVEKINMDFDPDKLLRIVSNLLSNAIKFTPEGGSIYLRVDEKSVNGNPALLLRVQDTGIGIPAEDLPNIFGRFYQVDDSMTRKGEGTGIGLALTQELVKLLEGSISVKSVVGEGTTFTMTLPIFNEAAVKAENWEESGLVIEKAILEPALVNPTPEESEFGTAGKPSLLIVEDNPDVRQYLISCLEEDYQLTVAENGQVGIDMAIELVPDLIVSDVMMPEKDGYELTETLKNDERTDHIPIVLLTAKADLDSKISGLEKGADAYLAKPFDKRELLVRLEKLLELRKKLQARYAQLPDTTGEAGMTSSPEHPFLQKFYGLVEEDLSNAELDMNQICQKLGMSRSQVFKKLKALTGKSATALIRSFRLQRGKKLLATTDLTISEVAYEVGFTSLNYFSVSFFEEFGERPSLFRK; encoded by the coding sequence TTGAAAAATGAATTGGCCCTCGCCTTGTACAAATCAGATAAAGACAGTGCACTTCGACTTTTGCAATCATCCGTCGCTGTCGCAGAAAAAATAAATTATAAAGCCGGGCTTTTTGAATCGTGGTTCACGAAGGCCCAAATCCACCTTGAGTACAACCAACTTGACAGTGCATTTTTAGAATTTACGGAAGCAAAAGAAATAGCCTCTGAAGCGAATGATAAAAGCAGGTTAATCTGGGCCTTGAATGCGTTGAGTTACAGTGTCCCAAATAAGCGGTTGGGTATTCCGTACCTGAATGAGGCGCTTGAAATTGCAACGGCCATTGGAGATAAAAAAGAACAAGCAAGGGTGATGACGAGTCTGGGTATTGTCTATTCCAACCTCTCTGAGTTTAAGAAAGCAGAGGATTATTACTTGCAAACCTTGGCCATTTATCAGGGTAGAGCAGAAAAAAAGCCGCAGGCGGATATATTACGGAACCTGGGGAACAATGCCGGCAGGTCAAACGACCTCAGTAAAGCAATTGGTTATTATGAACAGGGAGTGATGATAATGCGGGAATTGGGTAATAAAAGTGAAGAGGCAGCCCTCTATAACATGATGGGTTATGCATGCACAGTCATGGGTAATTACCCCAAGGCGCTCGAATATAGCCAAATCGCATTGAAATTGATGGAAGCAGATGAAAACAAAATTGGCGTAGCCGATTGTTGCAATCGAATAAGCGACATTTACTTGTCACTGGAAGATTTTCCCCAGGCACTTGTTTATATTGAAAAATCCTATATCCTGTGGGAGGAAATGGGAGAAGGTACCCAACAATCGGATTTGCTTTATCGAAAGGGCTATTTGTACAGGTTGAAGGAGGATTACCCGATGGCCCTCCAATTTTTGCAGGAATCTTACACATTGAAAAAAACCATTGGCCAGGCAGTAAGCCCTCAACATTTTTATGACCTTGGATTTTGTTATGGAAAGTTGGAACGCCAGGATTCGGCGGAGTTATATTTTCAAAATGCCCTCCTTAGTGCGCGGGAAACCAATAGCTCCCTCGATAAGGCGAAGAGTTTGATAGGATTGGCAAATATCCATTTCCAACAAGGGGATACCGAAACTGCCATTGCAGAATTGAACGAAGCCTCCGAACTGGCAACCGTTTCCGGCAACAAGGAACAGGAGATGGAAGCGGCAGAATTGCTCTATTTGATTTATAAAAGCAGGAACAATACGGGAAAGGCGCTTTATTACCACGAAACCTACCGCAACCTGCAGGACAGCCTTTTCAATGAAAAAAATGTGCGGCAAGTGGGACGTTTGGAAGCAAGTTATGAATTCGAAAAAGAAAAGCAAGAATTGGCCTTTGAGCAGGAAAAAGAACTGGAGCGGCAACGCTCCGTTCGCCGGTTGTACTTGATCGCTTTGGGCGTGGCCCTATTGTTCATCGGGGTCATTTACCGCTACTACCGCTCCAAGCAAAAAGCTAACGCAGAGCTCAGTAAACTGAACGAAGAGATTCTACGGCAAAAGGAAAGACTGGAAGAACTCGACCTCACCAAGTCCCGCTTTTTCACCAATATCTCACACGAGTTCCGCACACCGCTCACCATCATTTCCGGGATGATTGACCAAATTAGCGAGAAACCAGATTTGTGGCTGGAACGGGGGACGAAAATGGTGAAGCAGAACACCCAGGGACTGTTGAACCTGGTGAACCAGATACTCGACCTGCGGAAGCTGGAAGCCAATGAGTTGAAAGTGGACATGGTCAACGGTGATCTGGTGAAATACCTGCGTTACTTGGCCGAATCCCACCAATCTTTTGCTGTAAGTAAAGGGCTGCAACTGCACTTCCTGAACGATGTGGAGAAAATCAACATGGATTTCGACCCTGATAAATTGCTGCGTATCGTCTCCAACCTTTTGTCCAATGCCATCAAGTTCACCCCCGAGGGTGGCAGTATTTATCTTCGGGTAGATGAAAAATCCGTGAACGGCAATCCTGCCTTACTCCTACGGGTCCAGGACACAGGCATCGGTATCCCCGCAGAAGACCTGCCAAATATTTTCGGCCGTTTTTACCAGGTGGACGATTCGATGACCCGCAAGGGAGAAGGAACGGGAATAGGCCTCGCATTGACACAGGAACTGGTGAAATTGCTGGAGGGAAGTATCTCTGTCAAAAGTGTGGTTGGTGAAGGCACGACTTTCACCATGACCTTGCCTATCTTCAATGAAGCTGCCGTGAAGGCTGAAAATTGGGAGGAATCTGGGCTGGTGATAGAAAAAGCCATCCTTGAACCGGCCCTGGTCAATCCGACCCCAGAAGAAAGTGAGTTCGGCACTGCTGGCAAACCTAGTCTTTTGATTGTCGAGGACAACCCCGATGTGCGCCAATACCTCATCTCCTGCCTTGAAGAGGATTATCAATTGACCGTGGCCGAAAACGGGCAAGTGGGGATAGACATGGCCATTGAGCTGGTACCCGACCTCATCGTAAGTGATGTGATGATGCCCGAAAAGGACGGCTACGAACTCACCGAAACCCTGAAAAACGACGAACGTACCGACCACATCCCCATTGTACTGCTTACCGCCAAAGCTGACCTCGACTCCAAAATCAGCGGACTCGAAAAAGGGGCGGATGCCTATCTGGCGAAACCGTTTGATAAAAGGGAACTGCTGGTGCGGTTGGAAAAACTGCTGGAGCTTCGCAAAAAATTACAGGCCCGGTATGCCCAGTTGCCGGATACCACCGGGGAGGCCGGGATGACCTCTTCTCCCGAACATCCCTTCCTCCAAAAATTCTATGGCCTCGTGGAAGAGGATCTCTCCAACGCCGAATTGGACATGAACCAAATTTGCCAAAAACTGGGTATGAGCCGCTCGCAGGTTTTCAAAAAACTGAAAGCCCTCACTGGCAAATCAGCGACCGCCCTCATCCGCTCCTTCCGCCTCCAGCGTGGCAAAAAGCTGCTCGCCACCACCGACCTCACCATCTCCGAAGTGGCCTACGAGGTTGGCTTCACCTCTTTGAATTATTTTTCTGTTTCCTTTTTCGAAGAATTTGGCGAAAGACCATCCTTGTTCCGTAAATAA
- a CDS encoding T9SS type A sorting domain-containing protein has protein sequence MKNLYSLLLVLALVFVHRFNLTAQALIANGGSHIINANGSNQYEGSAQDYTIQSNITFNTLSFTLRGGDGGNAEAGTSGGNPCISNGGEGSTTEAEFLIGNGPNELNPGGTIRFIVGKYGVSGNVGGTANIGSGGGGGTAVLYRPNSSSNWTILAVAGGGGGAHQGNIFGSCIDGHDGKGGRNTENGGDGDGNNAGTGGTNGNGGNGGSSGGGGGAFSDGGNISKGGGAGFPDGGAGNTYGTDGGWGFGGGGCGENTNNKGGGGGGGYSGGGGGGAINCGGGGGSYVNSTYALSSTKTAGATGGSVLQNGRVEYIFSSTIIEWTGAIDNNWHNSGNWSPSRVPNSLDFVNISAANNDPHIWSGSPATAKVVRVLGGGELTIEPNATLNISPRISNGISNNGMITNDNGEINITTVGFITYTGILNNTNATFINKFGGVINIVGMDGNGIFNNSNSTFTNQLGGTINIGTVSGPIGENGIQNEAGGTFSNFGSLDIRKANLAGIQNAGTFSNNIGGYIEVRETGQDGILCTGGAFTNNGTTEIGQGAAIGDDGIENQSGSTFTNSGTLTIVNTTNKGIYNDGTFTNDSNATLAISQTGTIGIHSSAGSFNNDGGTINIGSVSGQIGTVGFHSNSGSVCTNTGTIHIRNTVSHGLLSYTDFTNGASGEIFIDQTGTVGLGHLGGTFENSGTISIGSIAALGGQGIQNLANFNNLAGGIITIDNTNSFGLANVGAATIVNEGLFKMGENGSIGSYAIFNGNVGNTCTFYNGNCGAVIHIFDGGVLDQADGFTNTGLILQESADASDININSGTILYNAGTFTANGNAPVSLSASFSGKSIWRGCNGSTWENAGNWYPAGIPTAADGVVIGPANTYPQINNSAQARSVLVEQGNLFNNGTLSVTDGDLDINLGATVQGNGQYYLSGDFKVDGGTFNAGNSTVTMTGATDAMIMVSGGAQTNFYNLVVDKPSDKTVSINSTVSVTHELTINSGDLAVNGTLNCPSLHLPNGTDVTNAGYILVQGGGSFWIQSGASAQGNGGYFLQGDFLLDGGTFTPGTSSVTFVGTGTQSISPDPVSFYNLVVDKPSDQKVIFEDVMVTNALTVSAGDLEITNGHFLTCPNLLLESGSDLTNNGSLTCAVGLLWVKTGATAQGNGLYTLNNNFTVTPGATFIPGTSTVIMTGAGNRIIGNSAIDFYNLEINKTSGGSVKITGNLTVSNELNLVSGNLDLNNKTIELTGSGTILGESAASYIYSSTGAGVVKKTVDLNAPTSENPGNIGVAITSAANPGLTTIQRGHTVQNVNGDMGIFRYYDISPANNTGLNATVRFHYLDHELNNIPESELTPFRYNGSIWDTYFVSATDASANWVETILVNAFSTWTLASFNANFPVELVHFSTSKTEGGVLLEWQTASELNNEGFAVEHSTDVSNWDYLGFVEGQGTSMEAHDYQFIHGNPTYGENYYRLRQVDFDGKFEYSDIRSVEFGGLEHQIKVFPNPAKTHFNVQISDDFRQASIRVFDLSGRLVFEQELDGGNQSLVIDVNAWPSEIYLIRVVEDGRSATHKLQVQKD, from the coding sequence ATGAAAAATCTGTATTCATTGCTTCTTGTACTCGCTTTGGTCTTTGTCCATCGCTTCAATCTTACGGCTCAAGCGCTGATTGCTAATGGCGGTTCGCATATTATTAATGCGAACGGCTCCAATCAATATGAAGGGTCTGCACAAGACTATACCATTCAATCAAACATCACTTTCAATACCCTCAGTTTCACCCTCAGAGGAGGAGATGGTGGCAATGCCGAGGCTGGAACTTCAGGTGGAAACCCTTGCATTAGCAATGGCGGGGAAGGCAGCACCACCGAAGCCGAATTTTTGATAGGTAATGGTCCCAATGAGCTCAATCCCGGAGGAACCATCCGCTTTATTGTCGGGAAATATGGGGTAAGTGGCAATGTTGGCGGCACTGCGAACATAGGTAGTGGCGGCGGTGGCGGTACGGCAGTTTTATATCGCCCTAATAGTTCCTCCAACTGGACCATTCTGGCAGTTGCCGGTGGTGGTGGCGGTGCTCACCAGGGAAATATTTTTGGTAGCTGTATAGATGGTCACGATGGGAAGGGAGGTCGAAATACTGAGAACGGGGGAGATGGGGATGGTAACAACGCAGGTACCGGAGGGACTAATGGAAATGGCGGTAACGGTGGTAGTTCCGGTGGTGGCGGAGGCGCCTTTTCGGATGGAGGTAACATCAGCAAAGGCGGTGGAGCCGGTTTTCCGGATGGTGGAGCTGGTAATACTTACGGTACGGATGGTGGCTGGGGTTTTGGTGGCGGCGGTTGTGGAGAAAACACCAATAACAAGGGCGGCGGTGGCGGTGGCGGTTATTCCGGCGGTGGTGGTGGAGGAGCAATTAACTGCGGCGGCGGCGGTGGAAGCTATGTTAATTCAACCTATGCCTTGAGCAGTACCAAGACAGCAGGTGCTACCGGAGGAAGTGTTTTGCAGAACGGGCGGGTGGAATATATCTTTTCAAGTACGATTATTGAATGGACGGGAGCCATTGATAACAACTGGCACAACAGCGGCAACTGGTCACCATCCAGGGTACCCAACAGTTTGGATTTCGTTAATATTAGTGCTGCTAATAATGATCCTCACATTTGGTCTGGTTCTCCTGCCACTGCAAAGGTCGTACGGGTGTTAGGCGGAGGAGAACTGACCATTGAGCCAAATGCTACGTTGAATATTTCCCCCCGTATATCTAACGGCATTTCCAATAATGGAATGATTACCAATGACAATGGTGAAATCAACATTACCACGGTAGGATTCATCACCTATACCGGCATCTTAAATAATACGAATGCTACCTTCATCAATAAGTTTGGCGGCGTCATCAATATTGTGGGAATGGATGGAAACGGGATCTTCAACAACTCCAATTCCACTTTCACCAACCAATTGGGAGGTACCATCAATATCGGTACAGTAAGTGGTCCGATTGGTGAAAATGGCATCCAAAACGAAGCCGGCGGTACTTTTTCTAACTTTGGTTCGCTGGATATCAGAAAAGCCAACCTTGCAGGTATTCAAAACGCAGGAACTTTCTCGAACAATATTGGTGGTTATATCGAGGTTCGGGAAACCGGTCAGGACGGGATTCTTTGTACCGGAGGCGCCTTCACCAATAATGGCACAACGGAAATTGGTCAGGGCGCCGCTATTGGCGATGACGGAATTGAGAACCAGTCAGGCAGCACGTTTACCAATTCCGGAACCTTGACAATCGTGAATACCACCAATAAGGGTATCTATAATGATGGAACGTTTACCAACGACTCAAACGCTACGCTCGCTATATCCCAAACAGGAACTATAGGAATTCACAGTAGCGCCGGTTCTTTTAACAATGATGGAGGTACTATCAATATTGGTTCAGTGAGTGGTCAGATAGGAACCGTTGGGTTTCATTCTAACTCAGGTAGTGTTTGCACCAATACCGGAACAATCCATATCAGGAATACTGTCTCACATGGCTTGTTATCCTACACCGATTTTACAAACGGCGCTTCGGGTGAAATTTTTATTGACCAGACAGGTACAGTAGGTCTCGGTCATTTAGGAGGCACATTTGAAAATAGCGGAACGATTAGTATAGGTTCTATTGCTGCTTTAGGAGGGCAAGGGATTCAAAATCTGGCTAATTTCAACAACCTGGCTGGTGGAATCATCACCATTGACAACACGAACTCCTTTGGTTTAGCCAACGTAGGAGCTGCAACTATTGTCAATGAAGGTTTATTTAAAATGGGTGAAAACGGTAGTATTGGTAGCTATGCCATCTTTAACGGTAATGTGGGTAATACATGTACTTTCTATAATGGCAACTGTGGCGCAGTCATCCACATTTTTGACGGAGGCGTTTTAGACCAGGCCGACGGATTCACAAATACCGGATTAATCCTGCAGGAGTCTGCTGATGCCAGCGATATCAACATCAACAGCGGCACCATCCTGTACAATGCGGGCACCTTTACTGCAAATGGCAATGCACCAGTTTCTCTTTCCGCTAGCTTTTCTGGCAAAAGTATTTGGAGAGGCTGTAATGGTAGTACCTGGGAGAATGCTGGAAATTGGTATCCTGCTGGTATCCCTACCGCTGCTGACGGGGTGGTCATTGGTCCGGCAAATACCTATCCACAGATTAATAATTCGGCACAAGCGAGATCTGTCCTGGTTGAACAAGGGAATCTGTTCAACAACGGCACCCTTTCTGTGACCGACGGAGACCTTGATATAAATCTGGGCGCAACGGTACAGGGCAACGGACAATACTACCTGAGTGGAGATTTCAAGGTTGATGGGGGTACGTTTAATGCGGGCAACTCCACCGTTACCATGACGGGGGCTACTGACGCCATGATCATGGTAAGCGGTGGCGCTCAGACAAACTTTTATAACCTGGTTGTCGATAAACCCTCCGATAAGACGGTCTCAATCAATTCAACGGTCTCTGTCACCCATGAACTGACGATTAATTCCGGTGACCTCGCGGTGAATGGAACGCTCAACTGCCCGTCTCTACACCTGCCCAACGGAACCGATGTAACCAACGCCGGGTACATTCTTGTGCAAGGTGGCGGCTCCTTTTGGATTCAATCAGGCGCTTCGGCACAAGGGAACGGCGGATATTTTTTACAGGGAGACTTTTTGTTAGATGGCGGGACGTTCACACCCGGGACTTCTTCGGTAACTTTCGTTGGGACTGGCACCCAGAGCATCTCTCCCGACCCGGTAAGTTTTTACAACCTGGTGGTGGACAAGCCCTCCGACCAAAAAGTTATTTTTGAAGACGTAATGGTCACCAATGCTCTAACCGTTTCTGCTGGCGACTTGGAAATTACTAATGGTCATTTCCTGACCTGTCCTAATCTCTTGTTGGAAAGTGGTAGTGATTTAACCAACAACGGCAGCCTCACTTGTGCTGTTGGTCTCTTATGGGTCAAAACAGGGGCTACTGCACAAGGCAACGGGCTATACACCCTAAACAATAACTTTACCGTAACCCCGGGAGCCACTTTCATCCCGGGCACTTCTACCGTGATAATGACCGGGGCGGGTAACAGGATTATCGGCAATTCGGCTATCGATTTCTACAACCTGGAAATCAATAAAACATCGGGGGGCAGTGTTAAAATCACCGGTAATTTGACCGTTTCCAATGAGCTGAACCTGGTGTCCGGTAACCTGGATTTGAACAATAAAACAATTGAACTTACAGGTAGCGGAACCATCTTGGGGGAAAGCGCTGCGAGTTATATTTACAGCAGCACCGGAGCAGGGGTAGTGAAAAAGACGGTTGACCTGAATGCTCCCACTTCGGAAAACCCCGGCAACATCGGGGTGGCCATCACCTCCGCCGCCAACCCAGGTCTGACCACCATCCAGCGGGGGCACACCGTGCAGAATGTCAACGGTGACATGGGCATTTTTCGTTACTACGACATTTCCCCTGCTAACAACACAGGGCTGAATGCCACGGTGCGCTTCCATTACCTCGACCACGAGCTGAATAACATTCCGGAAAGCGAACTGACGCCCTTCCGGTACAATGGCAGCATATGGGACACCTACTTCGTCAGCGCCACTGACGCATCTGCCAACTGGGTAGAGACGATCCTGGTAAATGCCTTTTCTACCTGGACCCTGGCCAGTTTCAATGCGAACTTTCCGGTTGAACTGGTCCATTTCAGCACCTCAAAAACGGAGGGGGGCGTTTTGCTGGAATGGCAGACTGCCTCGGAACTCAACAACGAAGGCTTCGCAGTGGAACACAGCACCGACGTTAGCAACTGGGACTACCTCGGTTTTGTGGAGGGGCAGGGCACTTCCATGGAAGCGCATGATTACCAGTTTATCCACGGAAATCCCACCTACGGCGAAAACTACTATCGCCTCCGGCAGGTGGATTTTGATGGCAAATTTGAGTATTCGGACATACGTTCGGTGGAGTTTGGTGGTTTGGAACATCAAATCAAAGTCTTTCCCAACCCGGCCAAAACCCATTTCAATGTCCAAATTTCGGACGATTTCAGGCAGGCATCTATCCGGGTTTTCGACCTTAGTGGACGATTGGTTTTCGAACAGGAATTGGACGGGGGCAACCAAAGTCTGGTCATTGATGTCAATGCCTGGCCATCGGAGATATACCTGATTCGGGTAGTAGAGGACGGCAGAAGCGCTACCCACAAACTACAAGTGCAGAAAGACTGA
- a CDS encoding VOC family protein codes for MKLNAGILTEKLAESKAFYTDKLGFGVTFENEFYLLLHTPNRQAELSFLLPHHPTQQTFFHQPFNGQGMYLTIEVDDVDTIYNKLKKNGVEIKVELRDEPWGDRHFAIQDPNGIGIDIVKYSPPQE; via the coding sequence ATGAAACTCAACGCAGGTATACTTACAGAAAAGTTGGCAGAGAGTAAGGCTTTCTACACTGACAAATTAGGATTTGGAGTAACATTTGAAAACGAATTTTACCTTTTGTTACATACGCCTAATCGACAGGCTGAACTTAGTTTTTTGTTACCCCATCACCCAACACAACAAACATTTTTTCATCAACCGTTCAATGGACAAGGTATGTATCTAACCATAGAAGTAGATGACGTGGATACGATTTACAATAAACTGAAAAAGAACGGAGTTGAAATCAAAGTTGAATTAAGAGATGAGCCTTGGGGCGACAGGCATTTTGCTATTCAAGACCCTAACGGAATTGGTATTGATATCGTTAAGTATTCACCACCCCAGGAATAA
- a CDS encoding helix-turn-helix domain-containing protein — protein sequence MQNDFNIRRLYRPAQPTVKKAGQSVSYREVSPNDSLSNIIYCYWELKTEEKLQEPFTYRVVADGCIDIFFQLDKPSENFVMGFCKKYTEFPLDNSFHYVGIRFPPTTFPSLFNVDAKELSNRFERLEIVLHETSAFITDNFSAADGFEKIKFRFDKYFTNIAAKANTALDSRFQNALNIILKNYGVVNVQTDLDIGLSQRQLRRYFEFYIGDTAKTFSQVVRFQTILNAKPSTQSLRHNKIFFDLGYYDQAHFIKEFKNFYGVTPSKAFGR from the coding sequence GTGCAAAATGACTTTAACATAAGACGACTTTATCGACCTGCGCAACCGACCGTAAAAAAGGCAGGGCAAAGTGTTTCTTATCGGGAAGTTTCTCCAAACGACAGTCTCTCAAATATTATTTACTGCTATTGGGAATTGAAAACAGAAGAAAAACTTCAAGAACCTTTTACATACAGGGTGGTTGCTGATGGTTGCATTGATATTTTCTTTCAGCTTGACAAGCCTTCAGAAAATTTCGTAATGGGATTTTGTAAAAAATATACAGAGTTCCCACTTGACAATTCGTTTCATTATGTGGGTATTCGTTTTCCTCCGACAACGTTTCCTTCACTTTTTAACGTTGATGCAAAAGAATTGAGTAATCGTTTTGAACGACTTGAAATAGTATTACACGAAACTTCTGCATTCATTACAGACAATTTTTCTGCTGCAGACGGCTTTGAAAAAATTAAATTCAGATTTGATAAATACTTCACAAACATAGCGGCAAAAGCCAATACCGCTTTGGACAGCCGCTTTCAAAATGCCTTGAATATCATTCTAAAAAATTATGGGGTTGTAAATGTTCAGACAGATTTAGACATCGGCTTAAGCCAAAGACAGTTAAGACGTTACTTTGAATTTTATATTGGCGATACAGCCAAAACATTCAGTCAGGTGGTGCGTTTCCAAACCATTCTGAATGCCAAACCTTCAACACAAAGTCTTAGGCACAATAAAATATTCTTTGACCTTGGGTATTACGACCAAGCCCATTTCATAAAAGAGTTTAAGAATTTCTATGGTGTTACACCCAGCAAAGCCTTTGGAAGATAG
- a CDS encoding transposase: MTTQYSELTDAQWESISEFFDWKRKRTMPIRCVVNAILYLVRAGCQWRNLPPHFPKWSAVYYYFDKWNKDGTMDQVNLALNQQDRVREGRAELPSLVCIDSQSVKLAPMICHHPNC, encoded by the coding sequence ATGACCACTCAGTATAGCGAACTCACTGATGCCCAATGGGAGTCAATATCGGAATTTTTTGATTGGAAACGCAAACGAACGATGCCGATCCGTTGTGTAGTGAATGCGATTTTGTATCTGGTACGGGCCGGATGTCAATGGCGAAATCTGCCGCCTCATTTTCCGAAATGGTCGGCCGTGTACTACTATTTTGATAAATGGAATAAAGATGGGACGATGGATCAGGTGAATCTAGCCTTAAATCAACAAGATCGGGTACGGGAAGGTCGTGCGGAGCTTCCTTCTCTTGTCTGTATTGACAGTCAAAGTGTTAAGCTGGCGCCCATGATCTGCCACCACCCCAATTGTTAG
- a CDS encoding protein kinase family protein, translating to MYETLKDHMNIENEIEKISRSIGDINSSEYGFLYEFFNDPNLVGIFGTFHSNLVRLFEQMNTRLPVTENSNAHFWADQSRELKNNIRLINRLKRSLNNTKHSFKIDEYYDQLFEECSEFLVESGGSTMPIGFKEIDIYYTKPIFSPNDSITLKSNHFETIANLQLIGEGSYAKVFKYKDLQYQKDFVLKRAKSNLSSKELLRFRREFDEMKQLNSPYIVEVYKYFEESNEYTMEFMDRTLDEHLKFTNSSLSKEKRKLICYQFLKGLDYLHSKNLMHRDLSPKNVLVKIYENVEVFKISDFGLVKTMKSELTSLSTDFKGYFNDPQLKLDGFSNYAFEHEIYSATMIILFILTGKTNMDKIKDQKLVEIRNIGLNPDKSKRFKSVEILIDHIRAC from the coding sequence ATGTATGAAACCTTGAAAGACCATATGAATATTGAGAATGAAATTGAAAAAATAAGCAGAAGCATTGGTGATATAAATTCTTCAGAATACGGATTTCTATACGAATTTTTTAATGACCCAAATCTTGTTGGCATTTTCGGAACGTTTCACTCCAATTTAGTACGGCTATTTGAACAAATGAATACTCGCTTACCTGTTACAGAAAACTCCAACGCTCATTTCTGGGCAGATCAAAGCAGGGAGCTTAAAAACAATATACGTCTGATCAATAGATTGAAAAGAAGCCTCAATAATACGAAACATAGCTTCAAAATTGATGAATACTATGATCAGTTGTTTGAAGAATGCTCTGAGTTCCTTGTTGAATCTGGTGGTAGCACAATGCCAATCGGTTTTAAAGAGATTGATATTTACTACACCAAACCAATTTTCTCACCAAACGACTCAATCACCCTAAAATCAAATCATTTTGAAACCATTGCTAATTTGCAGCTAATTGGTGAGGGATCATACGCTAAAGTTTTTAAATATAAAGACCTACAATATCAGAAGGATTTCGTCCTAAAAAGAGCAAAGTCTAATTTGAGCTCAAAAGAACTTTTACGTTTCAGAAGAGAATTTGACGAAATGAAACAGTTAAATTCTCCTTATATTGTAGAGGTCTATAAGTATTTTGAGGAATCGAATGAATACACTATGGAATTCATGGATAGAACTCTTGATGAACATCTTAAGTTTACCAATTCAAGCCTTTCAAAAGAAAAAAGAAAATTGATCTGCTACCAGTTCTTAAAAGGATTAGATTACTTGCACTCAAAAAATCTAATGCATCGAGATTTAAGCCCCAAAAATGTGCTTGTGAAAATCTATGAAAATGTGGAAGTTTTCAAAATATCAGATTTTGGTCTGGTAAAAACAATGAAAAGTGAACTAACGTCTTTAAGTACAGATTTTAAAGGATATTTCAACGACCCTCAATTAAAATTAGACGGGTTTTCTAATTACGCTTTTGAACACGAGATATATTCAGCAACTATGATCATCCTTTTTATACTCACAGGAAAAACAAATATGGACAAAATTAAAGACCAAAAGCTTGTTGAAATAAGGAATATAGGCCTCAATCCAGACAAATCAAAACGATTTAAATCTGTAGAAATTCTTATAGACCACATTAGAGCATGTTAG